Proteins encoded together in one Zingiber officinale cultivar Zhangliang unplaced genomic scaffold, Zo_v1.1 ctg134, whole genome shotgun sequence window:
- the LOC122036185 gene encoding NAC domain-containing protein 90-like, whose product MSSILPLGYRFYPTEEELIGFFLQNKLENRRRDMELVVPVVDVYCFDPWQLPAMAGEACRGDGVQWIFFCPRHQREAQGGRPTRTTPSGYWKATGSPNLVFSSANRALGVKRTMVFYRGRAPTGAKTEWKMNEYRALEQPSADNAGAVPPRLRSEFSVCRVYTQSGSIRAFDRRPAAAAQGDEEEVAAAVTAPTASTAPVSHDSSISSDGIAGEGSQQCLGVGQRGGAGENDVDANYSFMARFWSGSE is encoded by the exons ATGAGCTCCATCCTTCCCCTCGGCTACCGCTTCTACCCCACCGAGGAAGAGCTGATCGGCTTCTTCCTCCAAAACAAGCTCGAGAATCGCCGGCGAGACATGGAGCTGGTCGTCCCCGTCGTCGACGTCTACTGCTTCGATCCTTGGCAGCTCCCTG CGATGGCGGGAGAGGCGTGCAGAGGGGACGGGGTGCAGTGGATCTTCTTCTGCCCGCGCCATCAGCGGGAGGCGCAGGGCGGGCGGCCCACTCGCACCACGCCGTCGGGGTACTGGAAGGCCACCGGCTCGCCGAACCTCGTGTTCTCGTCGGCCAACCGGGCGCTGGGCGTGAAGAGGACCATGGTGTTCTACCGGGGCAGGGCGCCCACCGGCGCCAAGACCGAGTGGAAGATGAACGAGTACCGAgccctcgagcagccttccgccgACAACGCCGGCGCCGTTCCGCCGAGG CTTCGCAGCGAGTTCAGTGTGTGCCGGGTGTACACCCAATCGGGCAGCATAAGGGCGTTTGATCGCCGTCCGGCGGCGGCGGCGCAGGGAGACGAGGAGGAGGTGGCGGCGGCGGTCACCGCCCCTACGGCGTCTACTGCACCCGTCTCTCACGACAGTTCTATATCATCGGACGGCATCGCCGGCGAAGGCTCGCAGCAATGTTTAGGCGTGGGACAGCGTGGCGGCGCCGGCGAGAACGACGTCGACGCCAATTATTCTTTCATGGCACGTTTCTGGAGTGGGTCCGAATAA
- the LOC122036169 gene encoding protein GL2-INTERACTING REPRESSOR 1-like: MSRNNRGKNPRLEVKVNVAGTPSRARGGPSTRTEDEEEASVSPTSSCVSSEEGESKSPEGAAPSPPMMLAGCPHCLMYVMLSEKDPKCPKCKSTVLVDFHRAGKSSRRS; encoded by the coding sequence ATGAGCCGGAACAACCGCGGCAAGAACCCGAGGCTGGAGGTGAAGGTGAACGTGGCAGGGACGCCGAGCAGAGCCCGAGGCGGGCCGTCGACTCGGACGGAGGACGAGGAGGAGGCGTCGGTGTCGCCGACGAGCTCGTGCGTGTCGTCGGAGGAAGGCGAGAGCAAGTCGCCGGAGGGGGCAGCGCCGTCGCCGCCGATGATGCTCGCCGGCTGCCCGCACTGCCTCATGTACGTCATGCTCTCCGAGAAGGACCCGAAGTGCCCCAAGTGCAAGAGCACGGTGCTGGTCGACTTCCACCGCGCCGGCAAGTCGTCGCGGCGGAGCTAG
- the LOC122036165 gene encoding mRNA-decapping enzyme-like protein isoform X3 has product MTQNGKLMPNLDQNSTKVHNLTVLQRIDSFVEEILMTAAHVTVYEFNIELNQWNRKDVEGSLFVVKRNAQPRFQFIVMNRRNTAANLVENLLGDFEYEVQVPYLLYRNAAQEVNGIWFYNSPDCEAVANLFARILNAYSKVPSKPKVTSKSDFEELEAIPTSVMEGSLEPTSVAMSTPEVPEDAFVNFFSNAVNIGIATNAAIHGQPTLASAPVPVTTQASSFNPSILPTVQSISIPSTSSTPLMSTLDNLESGNGSSSHATNLVKPSYFSPPAALLMPLVPSSVPVAVPSLRPPVTMQQPYGTPLLQPFPPPSPSASLAPQNFEPVITRDKVRDALLRIVQESSTSFFMVKASWRE; this is encoded by the exons ATGACGCAGAACGGGAAATTGATGCCGAATCTTGACCAAAACAGCACCAAGGTCCACAACCTCACAGTACTCCAGCGGATCGACTCTTTCGTGGAGGAGATCCTCATGACCGCTGCCCATGTCACCGTCTACGAGTTCAACATCGAGCTTAACCAGTGG AACCGTAAAGACGTCGAAGGATCCCTATTCGTTGTCAAGAG GAATGCACAACCCAGGTTTCAGTTCATCGTGATGAATAGGCGTAATACAG CAGCTAATCTAGTTGAGAATCTTTTGGGAGATTTTGAGTACGAAGTTCAGGTTCCATATCTTTTATACCGAAATGCAGCTCAAGAAGTCAATGGCATATGGTTTTATAATTCACCTGATTGTGAAGCAGTGGCAAATCTTTTTGCCAG GATACTAAATGCTTATTCTAAAGTACCTTCAAAGCCTAAGGTAACTTCTAAAAG TGACTTTGAGGAGCTTGAAGCTATACCTACATCAGTCATGGAAGGTTCTCTTGAGCCGACATCAGTTGCTATGTCAACTCCTGAAGTTCCTGAGGACGCATTTGTGAACTTCTTCAGT aatgcCGTGAACATTGGAATTGCAACAAATGCAGCAATCCATGGCCAGCCAACTCTTGCTTCTGCACCAGTTCCTGTAACTACTCAGGCATCAAGCTTCAATCCATCTATTTTGCCAACTGTTCAGTCAATTTCTATTCCTTCAACGTCATCCACTCCTCTAATGTCAACTTTGGATAATCTTGAATCTGGAAATGGAAGCAGCAGCCATGCGACAAATCTGGTTAAGCCTTCATACTTTTCACCTCCTGCTGCACTGCTAATGCCTCTAGTGCCATCTTCTGTTCCAGTTGCTGTTCCTTCCCTCCGTCCTCCAGTAACAATGCAGCAACCATATGGAACTCCCCTTCTTCAACCCTTTCCACCACCGTCTCCatctgcatctcttgctcctcaaAATTTCGAACCAGTTATCACAAGAGACAAAGTCCGTGATGCACTATTGAGGATTGTTCAG GAGAGCTCAACTTCCTTCTTCATGGTGAAAGCTAGCTGGAGAGAGTAA
- the LOC122036152 gene encoding R3H domain-containing protein 2-like, whose amino-acid sequence MEGSVDDPSAPDSWEMADLDASMSRLLLSTKKSSASSSPPPDSVEEEEVAVAAPPLASFDSSDQVGGVPVDSASQVDQFLREALEKPRERLAILRMEQDVEKFIRDPTQHQLEFQELPNSYLRLAAHRVAQHYYLQSIAIPDNSMPDGSGSGILLCKSSMNCRLPPVRLADIPVNLPQEDNGGLLKVAIKQRPKQHSQNIRNANSQSSRTNYQKSVEERKEEYNRARARIFNSNESMSTVSGQEDKIKLPDIIKDTFLSARPDKKSVIEGSGNYHGRTSSDSASSSSRVSRIKIERDPVASRPKVNNKVAIFRDRDVDSKDPDYDRSYDRCMQRFDPGFGFNGPYAIQPLYSPTVTYNTEFPQLGSGHLVQTPLDHQRGPIPSHLLGPRLSPPVPKFGPPESMMPPYSSNPARAHSTAPLYINSSQYSVPTHPGMSFPHRNGPIQTFTQAHLQQPDSRFGLARPR is encoded by the exons ATGGAGGGCTCGGTGGACGACCCCAGCGCCCCGGACTCGTGGGAGATGGCGGATCTTGACGCCAGCATGAGCCGGCTCCTTCTCTCCACCAAGAAGAGCTCAGCCTCGTCGAGTCCGCCACCTGACTCCGTGGAGGAAGAGGAAGTGGCGGTTGCAGCCCCGCCACTTGCCTCGTTCGATTCTTCCGATCAAGTTGGAGGTGTCCCGGTGGACTCGGCGAGCCAGGTGGATCAGTTCCTTCGAGAGGCTTTGGAGAAGCCCCGGGAGCGACTGGCGA TTTTGAGGATGGAACAAGATGTTGAGAAGTTCATTCGTGATCCTACTCAACATCAACTGGAATTTCAGGAACTCCCAAATTCTTACCTTAGATTAGCTGCACACCGTGTTGCTCAACATTATTACCTTCAATCTATTGCCATACCTGACAATAGCATGCCAGATGGATCTGGTTCTGGAATTTTGCTTTGTAAATCTTCTATGAACTGTAGGCTACCTCCAGTTCGTCTTGCTGATATTCCTGTCAATCTACCACAAGAAGATAATGGTGGCCTGCTTAAAGTCGCAATCAAGCAAAGGCCTAAGCAGCATTCACAAAATATAAGAAATGCAAATTCCCAGTCATCTAGAACTAATTACCAAAAAAGTgttgaagaaagaaaagaagagtaTAACCGAGCACGTGCCCGCATATTCAATAGCAATGAGAGCATGAGTACAGTTTCTGGTCAAGAAGACAAAATAAAGTTACCCGATATTATTAAAGACACATTTCTATCTGCAAGGCCAGACAAAAAATCTGTGATTGAAGGATCTGGAAATTATCATGGAAGGACTTCCAGTGATTCTGCTTCAAGTAGCAGCAGAGTAAGCAGAATTAAGATAGAGAGAGATCCAGTTGCTAGTAGACCAAAGGTGAACAATAAAGTTGCTATATTCCGCGACCGTGATGTGGATAGTAAGGATCCTGACTATGATAGAAGCTATGACAG GTGCATGCAAAGGTTTGATCCTGGTTTTGGATTCAATGGACCTTATGCTATTCAGCCACTGTATTCCCCCACTGTTACCTACAATACAGAATTCCCACAGCTTGGATCTGGTCACCTAGTGCAAACTCCTCTGGACCACCAACGTGGGCCCATCCCTTCACATCTACTTGGACCACGATTATCACCTCCAGTCCCTAAGTTTGGTCCTCCTGAAAGCATGATGCCGCCATACAGTTCCAACCCTGCCCGAGCTCACTCTACTGCACCCCTCTACATAAACTCGTCTCAATATTCTGTGCCTACACATCCTGGAATGTCTTTCCCTCATCGTAATGGACCCATTCAAACTTTCACACAG GCTCATCTGCAGCAACCTGACTCAAGGTTTGGATTGGCCCGGCCCCGTTAA
- the LOC122036165 gene encoding mRNA-decapping enzyme-like protein isoform X1 — translation MTQNGKLMPNLDQNSTKVHNLTVLQRIDSFVEEILMTAAHVTVYEFNIELNQWNRKDVEGSLFVVKRNAQPRFQFIVMNRRNTAANLVENLLGDFEYEVQVPYLLYRNAAQEVNGIWFYNSPDCEAVANLFARILNAYSKVPSKPKVTSKSDFEELEAIPTSVMEGSLEPTSVAMSTPEVPEDAFVNFFSNAVNIGIATNAAIHGQPTLASAPVPVTTQASSFNPSILPTVQSISIPSTSSTPLMSTLDNLESGNGSSSHATNLVKPSYFSPPAALLMPLVPSSVPVAVPSLRPPVTMQQPYGTPLLQPFPPPSPSASLAPQNFEPVITRDKVRDALLRIVQNDDFVDIVYQEILNAHYS, via the exons ATGACGCAGAACGGGAAATTGATGCCGAATCTTGACCAAAACAGCACCAAGGTCCACAACCTCACAGTACTCCAGCGGATCGACTCTTTCGTGGAGGAGATCCTCATGACCGCTGCCCATGTCACCGTCTACGAGTTCAACATCGAGCTTAACCAGTGG AACCGTAAAGACGTCGAAGGATCCCTATTCGTTGTCAAGAG GAATGCACAACCCAGGTTTCAGTTCATCGTGATGAATAGGCGTAATACAG CAGCTAATCTAGTTGAGAATCTTTTGGGAGATTTTGAGTACGAAGTTCAGGTTCCATATCTTTTATACCGAAATGCAGCTCAAGAAGTCAATGGCATATGGTTTTATAATTCACCTGATTGTGAAGCAGTGGCAAATCTTTTTGCCAG GATACTAAATGCTTATTCTAAAGTACCTTCAAAGCCTAAGGTAACTTCTAAAAG TGACTTTGAGGAGCTTGAAGCTATACCTACATCAGTCATGGAAGGTTCTCTTGAGCCGACATCAGTTGCTATGTCAACTCCTGAAGTTCCTGAGGACGCATTTGTGAACTTCTTCAGT aatgcCGTGAACATTGGAATTGCAACAAATGCAGCAATCCATGGCCAGCCAACTCTTGCTTCTGCACCAGTTCCTGTAACTACTCAGGCATCAAGCTTCAATCCATCTATTTTGCCAACTGTTCAGTCAATTTCTATTCCTTCAACGTCATCCACTCCTCTAATGTCAACTTTGGATAATCTTGAATCTGGAAATGGAAGCAGCAGCCATGCGACAAATCTGGTTAAGCCTTCATACTTTTCACCTCCTGCTGCACTGCTAATGCCTCTAGTGCCATCTTCTGTTCCAGTTGCTGTTCCTTCCCTCCGTCCTCCAGTAACAATGCAGCAACCATATGGAACTCCCCTTCTTCAACCCTTTCCACCACCGTCTCCatctgcatctcttgctcctcaaAATTTCGAACCAGTTATCACAAGAGACAAAGTCCGTGATGCACTATTGAGGATTGTTCAG AATGATGATTTCGTTGACATTGTATATCAGGAGATCCTAAATGCTCATTATTCGTGA
- the LOC122036165 gene encoding mRNA-decapping enzyme-like protein isoform X2 encodes MTQNGKLMPNLDQNSTKVHNLTVLQRIDSFVEEILMTAAHVTVYEFNIELNQWNRKDVEGSLFVVKRNAQPRFQFIVMNRRNTANLVENLLGDFEYEVQVPYLLYRNAAQEVNGIWFYNSPDCEAVANLFARILNAYSKVPSKPKVTSKSDFEELEAIPTSVMEGSLEPTSVAMSTPEVPEDAFVNFFSNAVNIGIATNAAIHGQPTLASAPVPVTTQASSFNPSILPTVQSISIPSTSSTPLMSTLDNLESGNGSSSHATNLVKPSYFSPPAALLMPLVPSSVPVAVPSLRPPVTMQQPYGTPLLQPFPPPSPSASLAPQNFEPVITRDKVRDALLRIVQNDDFVDIVYQEILNAHYS; translated from the exons ATGACGCAGAACGGGAAATTGATGCCGAATCTTGACCAAAACAGCACCAAGGTCCACAACCTCACAGTACTCCAGCGGATCGACTCTTTCGTGGAGGAGATCCTCATGACCGCTGCCCATGTCACCGTCTACGAGTTCAACATCGAGCTTAACCAGTGG AACCGTAAAGACGTCGAAGGATCCCTATTCGTTGTCAAGAG GAATGCACAACCCAGGTTTCAGTTCATCGTGATGAATAGGCGTAATACAG CTAATCTAGTTGAGAATCTTTTGGGAGATTTTGAGTACGAAGTTCAGGTTCCATATCTTTTATACCGAAATGCAGCTCAAGAAGTCAATGGCATATGGTTTTATAATTCACCTGATTGTGAAGCAGTGGCAAATCTTTTTGCCAG GATACTAAATGCTTATTCTAAAGTACCTTCAAAGCCTAAGGTAACTTCTAAAAG TGACTTTGAGGAGCTTGAAGCTATACCTACATCAGTCATGGAAGGTTCTCTTGAGCCGACATCAGTTGCTATGTCAACTCCTGAAGTTCCTGAGGACGCATTTGTGAACTTCTTCAGT aatgcCGTGAACATTGGAATTGCAACAAATGCAGCAATCCATGGCCAGCCAACTCTTGCTTCTGCACCAGTTCCTGTAACTACTCAGGCATCAAGCTTCAATCCATCTATTTTGCCAACTGTTCAGTCAATTTCTATTCCTTCAACGTCATCCACTCCTCTAATGTCAACTTTGGATAATCTTGAATCTGGAAATGGAAGCAGCAGCCATGCGACAAATCTGGTTAAGCCTTCATACTTTTCACCTCCTGCTGCACTGCTAATGCCTCTAGTGCCATCTTCTGTTCCAGTTGCTGTTCCTTCCCTCCGTCCTCCAGTAACAATGCAGCAACCATATGGAACTCCCCTTCTTCAACCCTTTCCACCACCGTCTCCatctgcatctcttgctcctcaaAATTTCGAACCAGTTATCACAAGAGACAAAGTCCGTGATGCACTATTGAGGATTGTTCAG AATGATGATTTCGTTGACATTGTATATCAGGAGATCCTAAATGCTCATTATTCGTGA